A genomic stretch from Solanum stenotomum isolate F172 chromosome 8, ASM1918654v1, whole genome shotgun sequence includes:
- the LOC125875076 gene encoding protein HAIKU1-like produces MDNSNRSYSRNSDHLGVNKFGKNINKSPIHQPNFNNANSARQQPQPQVYNINKNDFRSIVQQLTGSPSQEPPARPPQNPSKPPSMRLQKIRPPPLTPINRPQIPIHPPAQIPAPARPAGGVPYQNNIVRPPPHYGQPSPSMLPPTPGDVWTNTTESPISVYMRYLQNSIIDSGPKLTQFQGPGHIQAHPASSGLLPNPSMPPFPSPRMNGPPPLPFARMSGPPPHLLSPRMNGPPLLPSPRMNGPPPPLPSPGINGPPPLPSPTSQYLFPSPTGFLNLLSPRSPYPLLSPGMQHPPPLTPNFFFSPMAQPGGFGAGPQFPPSPGYGFPLSPSGFFPMSSPRWRGQ; encoded by the coding sequence ATGGATAATTCAAATCGGTCGTACAGTAGGAATTCTGATCATTTGGGTGTGAATAAATTTGGGAAGAATATCAACAAGAGTCCTATACACCAACCCAATTTTAACAATGCAAATAGTGCTAGGCAACAACCTCAACCTCAGGTTTACAATATTAACAAGAATGATTTTCGGAGCATTGTTCAGCAACTGACAGGTTCACCATCTCAAGAGCCTCCAGCTAGACCTCCCCAGAATCCTTCTAAGCCTCCGAGTATGAGATTACAAAAGATTCGGCCACCACCTTTGACTCCTATAAATCGTCCCCAAATTCCAATCCACCCTCCAGCACAGATCCCTGCCCCAGCTCGACCTGCAGGTGGTGTTCCTTACCAGAACAATATTGTAAGACCGCCTCCCCACTATGGTCAGCCCTCACCGTCTATGTTACCACCAACTCCTGGAGATGTTTGGACAAATACAACTGAGTCTCCAATTTCAGTTTATATGCGTTATcttcaaaattcaataatagATTCAGGGCCTAAACTAACACAATTTCAAGGTCCTGGTCATATTCAAGCACATCCAGCATCATCTGGTTTGCTTCCTAATCCTTCAATGCCACCTTTTCCATCTCCTAGAATGAATGGCCCGCCTCCTCTCCCATTTGCTCGGATGAGTGGTCCTCCTCCGCATCTTCTATCTCCTAGAATGAATGGGCCACCTCTTCTACCATCTCCTAGAATGAATGGTCCTCCTCCACCTCTTCCTTCTCCGGGAATAAATGGGCCTCCTCCTTTGCCTTCACCTACTTCTCAGTATCTTTTTCCGTCACCCACTGGCTTCTTGAACTTGTTATCTCCCCGTTCCCCTTATCCATTGCTTTCTCCAGGTATGCAGCATCCTCCACCGCTGACAccaaatttcttcttctctccTATGGCACAGCCTGGAGGTTTTGGCGCTGGACCACAATTTCCTCCTTCTCCTGGTTATGGATTTCCGTTGTCACCTTCTGGGTTCTTCCCCATGTCAAGTCCAAGATGGAGGGGTCAATAG